A section of the Virgibacillus sp. NKC19-3 genome encodes:
- a CDS encoding D-serine ammonia-lyase, which yields MGFSESGNKKLWKQKYPLLEPITNLEPILWLNQRIKEEQHTPELPLTKKDMYEAEKLWKRFVPFLKKAFSELEETDGQIESPLKRLDSLKPVLEDYYHFNIDGNLYVKCDNELPIAGSIKARGGFYEVLHYAEKLAIENGLMSYDGNYEAFLSEEFKSFFKQYSIGVGSTGNLGLSIGIMSAALGFTVTVYMSADAKQWKKDLLREKGVRVVEFTGDFSEAIHAGRQETIADPKGYFVDDESSRHLFLGYSVAALRLEKQLEEMDINVDADNPLFLYLPCGVGGSPGGITFGMKQLFGNHVHCFFAEPTHSPSVLLGLLTGEKDQICVQDFGIDNHTEADGLAVGRPSSFATSISEHLISGIYTVEDDALYKILTMLADNEDLYVEPSATAGLLGPKYILKSTYIEQYNINIDNATHIAWSTGGDLVPNFDMKQYYEKGKILLA from the coding sequence ATGGGATTTTCAGAATCGGGAAATAAAAAGTTATGGAAACAAAAATATCCATTGTTGGAGCCAATTACAAACTTAGAACCCATCTTATGGCTAAATCAACGTATAAAGGAAGAGCAACATACCCCTGAACTACCTTTGACCAAGAAGGATATGTACGAAGCCGAAAAATTATGGAAGCGCTTTGTTCCATTTTTAAAGAAGGCCTTTTCAGAATTGGAAGAAACGGATGGACAAATTGAATCTCCGCTAAAACGTTTGGATTCATTAAAGCCGGTTCTTGAAGACTATTATCATTTTAATATAGATGGGAACTTGTATGTTAAATGCGATAATGAGCTTCCGATTGCAGGATCAATTAAAGCAAGAGGCGGATTCTACGAAGTGCTTCATTATGCAGAAAAATTAGCAATCGAAAATGGGTTGATGTCGTATGATGGAAATTATGAAGCATTTTTAAGTGAGGAATTCAAATCATTCTTCAAACAGTACTCCATAGGTGTTGGATCAACTGGTAATTTAGGTTTAAGTATAGGGATAATGAGTGCAGCACTTGGTTTTACTGTAACGGTGTATATGTCGGCGGATGCCAAACAATGGAAAAAAGATTTACTTCGAGAAAAAGGGGTTAGGGTAGTTGAATTTACTGGCGATTTTAGTGAAGCTATCCATGCTGGCAGGCAAGAAACAATTGCAGATCCAAAAGGTTACTTTGTAGATGATGAAAGCTCCAGGCATTTGTTTTTAGGCTATAGTGTTGCAGCACTTAGATTGGAAAAACAACTGGAAGAAATGGATATTAATGTAGATGCAGACAATCCGCTATTTCTTTATTTACCTTGTGGAGTTGGAGGTTCTCCTGGTGGCATTACATTTGGTATGAAACAATTGTTTGGAAATCATGTTCATTGTTTTTTTGCAGAACCAACCCATTCTCCTTCTGTTTTACTCGGATTGTTAACAGGGGAAAAGGATCAAATATGTGTACAGGATTTTGGGATTGATAATCATACAGAAGCCGATGGATTGGCTGTTGGCCGACCATCGAGCTTTGCTACATCCATTAGTGAACATCTTATAAGTGGTATTTATACAGTGGAAGATGATGCGTTATATAAAATACTTACAATGCTTGCCGATAACGAGGATCTCTACGTGGAACCATCCGCAACGGCAGGCCTTTTAGGACCGAAATATATATTAAAATCAACATATATAGAACAATATAATATCAATATAGATAACGCTACACATATTGCATGGTCAACAGGAGGAGATTTAGTACCTAATTTTGATATGAAACAATATTATGAGAAGGGAAAGATTTTATTGGCTTAA